From a region of the Aerosakkonema funiforme FACHB-1375 genome:
- a CDS encoding slr1659 superfamily regulator, which translates to MARSTELVEIKTEDYYIWHDPETSTVFFRGFLRLAGIEEYKPVMDLLLGALEKSPNFTINLRELQFLNSSGISMLSMFVIKVREKGNVNLALQGSEKILWQTKSLKNLQRLMPGLKVEFA; encoded by the coding sequence ATGGCAAGGAGTACGGAACTGGTGGAAATCAAAACCGAGGACTATTATATCTGGCACGACCCGGAAACCTCAACAGTGTTTTTTCGGGGCTTCCTGCGATTGGCTGGTATAGAAGAATATAAACCTGTCATGGATTTGTTGCTAGGTGCGCTCGAAAAATCTCCCAATTTCACCATTAACTTGCGCGAGCTGCAATTTCTCAATAGCTCCGGCATCAGTATGCTATCTATGTTTGTGATTAAAGTGCGGGAGAAAGGCAACGTAAATCTCGCTCTCCAAGGTTCAGAAAAGATTCTTTGGCAGACCAAATCCTTAAAGAACCTCCAACGCTTGATGCCTGGGTTAAAAGTGGAGTTTGCTTGA